Proteins found in one Xenopus laevis strain J_2021 chromosome 1L, Xenopus_laevis_v10.1, whole genome shotgun sequence genomic segment:
- the lonp1.L gene encoding lon protease homolog, mitochondrial, whose protein sequence is MTACVRFSRCCQWLGQSRSWHIASAREAGKRLLSQGSGRSYTAGVLRSAQSSFTAIASTRTTLNRYLRSSSSVATFPYYSPIHCRYLHDFGNRGSGPFSGGDGAESGGSGEEEGGSGGEEGGSGGMDSAGYAQPIVTALAPLMVPEVFPNVPVIAVSRNPVFPRFVKIIEVKNPNLMALLRRKVRLAQPYAGVFLKKDDSNESDVVNSLDEIYNTGTFVQIHEMHDMEDKLRMIVMGHRRIHINKELDVEAEGAQIEEKVEGKKKRRNVVSKLTKEMEKREQVLIDPSSPPGVLMVEVDNVTHEDFQNTEEVKALTAEIVKTIRDIIALNPLYRESVMQMMQAGQRVVDNPIYLSDMGAALTGAESNELQDVLEETNIPKRLYKSLSLLKKEYELSKLQQRLGREVEEKIKQTHRKYLLQEQLKIIKKELGLEKEDKDAIEEKFRERLKDLTVPKHVMEVIDEELGKLGLLDNHSSEFNVTRNYLDWLTSIPWGKYSQENLDLRRAEEVLEEDHYGMEDVKKRILEFIAVSQLRGSTQGKILCFYGPPGVGKTSIARSIARALNREYFRFSVGGMTDVAEIKGHRRTYVGAMPGKIIQCLKKTKTENPLILIDEVDKLGRGYQGDPSSALLELLDPEQNSNFLDHYLDVPVDLSKVLFICTANVTETIPEPLRDRMEMINISGYVAQEKLAIAERYLVPQALTMCGLDKEKTLITSEALTILIKQYCRESGVRNLQKQVEKVLRKSAYRIVNGEAQFVEVTPHNLQDFVGKPIFTVDRMYTVTPPGVVMGLAWTAMGGSTLFIETSLRRPLDKESKDGSLEVTGQLGDVMKESAKIAYTFARAFLMKKQPDNGFLVTSHIHLHVPEGATPKDGPSAGCTIVTALLSLAMDRPLRQNVAMTGEVSLTGKILPVGGIKEKTIAAKRAGVTCIILPVENKKDYFDLAPFISEGLEVHFVEHYKEIYDIVFPTN, encoded by the exons ATGACAGCTTGTGTTCGCTTCTCTCGTTGCTGCCAATGGCTGGGACAAAGTCGCTCATGGCATATCGCTTCTGCAAGGGAGGCCGGCAAACGACTGCTTTCCCAGGGATCGGGCAGATCGTACACAGCCGGAGTGCTGCGCTCTGCTCAAAGTTCTTTCACTGCGATTGCATCAACCAGAACTACTCTAAACCGCTACCTACGTTCATCTTCCTCCGTTGCCACTTTCCCATACTATTCACCCATTCACTGCCGATACCTGCATGACTTTGGAAACAGGGGAAGCGGTCCCTTTTCTGGAGGTGATGGAGCTGAGAGTGGGGGGAGTGGAGAAGAGGAGGGAGGCAGCGGAGGGGAAGAAGGGGGGAGCGGCGGTATGGATAGCGCTGGTTATGCGCAGCCCATAGTAACAGCCCTCGCCCCTCTCATGGTGCCAGAGGTTTTCCCCAATGTACCTGTCATTGCAGTGTCCAGAAATCCTGTGTTTCCGAGGTTCGTGAAGATCATAGAG GTGAAGAACCCAAATCTAATGGCCCTGTTGAGAAGAAAGGTTCGACTTGCTCAGCCTTATGCTGGAGTGTTTCTTAAGAAGGATGACAG CAATGAATCTGATGTTGTCAACAGTCTGGATGAAATTTATAATACCGGAACGTTTGTTCAGATCCATGAGATGCATGACATGGAAGACAAGCTGCGTATGATTGTCATGGGCCACAGGAG GATACATATTAACAAAGAACTTGATGTGGAAGCTGAGGGGGCACAAATTGAAGAGAAAGTAGAGGGGAAGAAAAAAAGACGAAATGTAGTATCCAAGCTGACTAAGGAGATGGAGAAACGAGAACAAGTGCTGATTGATCCAAGCAGCCCTCCTGGGGTCCTCATGGTGGAAGTAGACAATGTGACTCATGAGGATTTCCAGAACACAGAGGAGGTTAAA GCACTCACTGCTGAAATAGTGAAAACCATCCGTGATATCATTGCCCTGAATCCTCTGTACAG GGAGTCTGTAATGCAGATGATGCAAGCAGGCCAGAGAGTTGTGGACAACCCTATATATCTGAGTGACATGGGTGCAGCATTGACTGGGGCAGAGTCTAATGAACTTCAGGATGTGCTGGAAGAAACTAAT ATACCAAAACGACTGTACAAATCTCTTTCACTTTTGAAAAAAGAATATGAGCTGAGTAAACTTCAGCAGCGTCTTGGGAGAGAG GTGGAAGAGAAGATCAAGCAAACCCACCGAAAGTACCTTCTTCAAGAGCAGCTGAAAATTATCAAGAAGGAACTAGGTCTGGAGAAGGAAGATAAAGATGCTATTGAGGAGAAATTTCGAGAACGACTGAAGGATCTCACTGTTCCTAAACATGTCATGGAGGTCATTGATGAGGAACTCGGGAAATTGGGACTTCTTGATAATCACTCCTCAGAGTTCAA TGTTACCCGTAACTATCTGGACTGGCTGACTTCCATTCCCTGGGGCAAGTATAGTCAGGAAAATTTGGATTTGCGCAGAGCAGAAGAGGTTCTGGAGGAGGATCATTATGGAATGGAGGATGTCAAAAAGAGAATTCTG GAATTCATAGCAGTAAGCCAGCTAAGAGGCAGCACTCAGGGTAAGATTCTATGTTTTTATGGCCCACCTGGAGTGGGGAAGACCAGCATCGCCCGTTCTATTGCCCGTGCACTGAATCGGGAGTACTTTCGCTTTAGTGTCGGCGGGATGACTGATGTTGCTGAGATTAAGGGACACAG GAGAACATATGTTGGGGCCATGCCTGGGAAAATCATTCAGTGCTTAAAGAAGACAAAAACTGAGAACCCATTGATTCTAATTGATGAG GTGGATAAACTTGGGCGTGGTTATCAAGGGGATCCATCTTCCGCTCTTTTGGAGCTGCTCGATCCAGAGCAGAACTCCAACTTTTTGGATCATTATTTGGACGTGCCTGTTGACTTATCAAAG GTTCTCTTTATTTGCACTGCAAATGTCACAGAGACCATTCCCGAACCTCTTCGAGATCGTATGGAGATGATTAATATCTCTGGGTATGTTGCCCAGGAGAAACTCGCAATAGCAGAG AGATACCTGGTACCACAGGCACTTACTATGTGTGGGTTGGACAAAGAGAAGACTCTGATCACATCAGAGGCACTGACAATACTTATTAAACAGTACTGCAGGGAGAGCGGTGTCAGAAACCTTCAAAAACAAGTCGAAAAG GTCCTAAGGAAATCTGCATACAGGATTGTGAACGGGGAAGCTCAATTTGTGGAGGTGACACCTCATAACCTGCAGGACTTCGTTGGAAAACCAATATTTACTGTGGACAGAATGTACACTGTCACTCCACCTGGCGTGGTAATGGGACTAGCATGGACAGCAATGG GTGGCTCAACTCTATTTATTGAGACATCACTGCGGCGTCCCCTGGATAAGGAAAGTAAAGATGGCTCCTTGGAGGTTACAGGTCAGCTTGGGGATGTTATGAAAGAGAGTGCAAAGATTGCTTACACCTTTGCTCGTGCCTTCCTAATGAAGAAACAACCTGACAATGGATTTCTTGTAACCTCGCACATTCATCTGCACGTTCCCGAG GGTGCAACTCCAAAGGATGGTCCAAGTGCGGGTTGCACCATTGTTACAGCACTGCTGTCCCTCGCAATGGATCGCCCTTTACGCCAGAATGTGGCAATGACTGGTGAGGTGTCCCTAACAGGCAAAATCCTTCCTGTAGGGGGTATCAAGGAGAAGACAATTGCT GCTAAGAGAGCTGGAGTTACTTGTATCATCCTTCCGGTGGAGAACAAGAAGGATTATTTTGATTTGGCCCCGTTTATCTCAGAGGGTCTGGAAGTGCATTTTGTTGAGCACTATAAAGAGATTTATGATATTGTGTTTCCAACAAActga
- the rab11b.2.L gene encoding RAB11B, member RAS oncogene family, gene 2 L homeolog isoform X1 yields MGTRDDEYDYLFKVVLIGDSGVGKSNLLSRFTRNEFNLESKSTIGVEFATRSIQVDGKTIKAQIWDTAGQERYRAITSAYYRGAVGALLVYDIAKHLTYENVERWLKELRDHADNNIVIMLVGNKSDLRHLRAVPTDEARAFAEKNNLSFIETSALDSTNVEESFKNILTEIYRIVSQKQMADRAAHEDSPGNNVVDISVTPTMDGQRSVKLQCCQNL; encoded by the exons ATGGGGACCCGTGATGATGAGTacgattatttatttaaag TTGTTCTGATCGGAGACTCCGGAGTAGGCAAAAGTAACCTGTTGTCTCGTTTTACTCGTAATGAATTTAACTTAGAGAGTAAAAGTACCATTGGAGTTGAATTTGCCACCAGGAGCATCCAGGTTGATGGAAAGACTATAAAGGCTCAGATCTGGGACACAGCTGGACAGGAGAGATACAGAGCCATCACATCTGC TTATTACAGGGGTGCAGTGGGAGCACTTTTAGTTTATGACATTGCCAAACATCTGACCTATGAAAATGTAGAGCGTTGGCTCAAAGAGCTGAGGGACCATGCAGACAACAACATTGTCATAATGCTGGTGGGGAACAAAAGTGACCTGCGTCATCTTCGAGCCGTCCCCACAGATGAGGCACGCGCATTTGCAG AAAAGAATAACTTATCGTTCATCGAAACTTCAGCTTTGGATTCAACCAATGTGGAGGAGTCCTTCAAGAACATCCTGACAG AGATCTATCGCATAGTGTCACAGAAACAGATGGCGGACAGGGCAGCCCATGAAGATTCTCCTGGGAACAATGTGGTTGATATCAGTGTCACACCCACCATGGATGGACAGAGATCCGTTAAACTCCAGTGCTGTCAGAATCTGTGA